A stretch of Candidatus Symbiobacter mobilis CR DNA encodes these proteins:
- the cas6 gene encoding CRISPR system precrRNA processing endoribonuclease RAMP protein Cas6 → MQHLPIARYRFTAHALQPLTLPDYAGSLLRGQFGAALRKLACMTRQPTCPGCPLRQTCPYSRIFEAPAPPKGAHGLQDFSQIPNPYVIEPPAPGARLLQPEEELVFHTVLVGHAIDQLALVIVAWQRALAGGLTKARAPVHLDKVEWIDQAAQPHPVWQADHPTVADHPATLPWPTPGAAQPTSLALTLHTPLRLQHQGRPLGVGELTARALIAAVARRAALLLEFHARLSGWGDAARNIAHLGSQLDEERDMRWFDWTRYSGRQQQEMTLGGVMGRWTLLGDADTLARIAPWLWLGQWLHVGKNATMGLGGYALRVMPPDEECNAADVGESAHAG, encoded by the coding sequence ATGCAGCACCTACCCATTGCCCGCTACCGTTTCACCGCCCATGCCTTACAGCCTTTGACGCTGCCGGACTATGCCGGTTCCCTGTTGCGCGGCCAGTTTGGCGCCGCGTTGCGCAAACTGGCGTGTATGACGCGCCAACCCACCTGCCCTGGCTGCCCGCTACGGCAAACCTGCCCCTATAGCCGCATCTTTGAAGCCCCCGCCCCACCCAAAGGCGCGCATGGCTTGCAGGATTTCAGCCAGATTCCCAACCCCTATGTGATCGAACCGCCCGCGCCCGGCGCACGGCTGCTCCAGCCGGAGGAGGAACTGGTTTTTCATACGGTGCTCGTCGGCCATGCGATCGACCAGCTTGCGCTGGTGATCGTTGCATGGCAACGCGCGCTGGCCGGTGGGCTGACCAAAGCGCGGGCGCCTGTCCATCTCGACAAAGTGGAGTGGATCGACCAAGCTGCCCAGCCGCACCCCGTCTGGCAGGCAGACCACCCCACGGTTGCGGACCATCCTGCCACCCTGCCCTGGCCCACCCCCGGTGCGGCGCAGCCCACCTCGCTGGCGCTGACCCTGCATACGCCATTGCGCTTGCAACACCAGGGCCGTCCGCTGGGCGTGGGCGAATTGACCGCCCGCGCCCTCATCGCAGCCGTTGCGCGCCGCGCCGCCTTGCTGCTGGAATTCCACGCCCGCCTTTCCGGCTGGGGCGACGCAGCCCGAAACATCGCCCACCTGGGCAGCCAGCTTGACGAAGAGCGCGATATGCGCTGGTTCGACTGGACGCGCTATTCCGGCAGACAGCAGCAGGAAATGACCCTGGGCGGCGTGATGGGCCGCTGGACGCTCCTCGGCGATGCCGACACCCTTGCGCGGATTGCACCTTGGCTATGGCTGGGGCAATGGTTGCATGTCGGCAAGAACGCGACGATGGGGCTGGGGGGGTATGCGTTGCGCGTGATGCCGCCAGACGAGGAATGCAATGCGGCGGATGTCGGCGAAAGCGCCCATGCGGGCTGA